The Bacteroidota bacterium genome includes a window with the following:
- a CDS encoding acyltransferase codes for MDKTYYCHETAIIDEGCTIGKGTRIWHFSHIMTGAVIGRLCNIGQNVFIASGVRLGANVKVQNNVSIYTGVICEDDVFLGPSVVFTNIINPRSAVVRKDKYTGTYIRKGATVGANATIICGNEIGAYAFIGAGAVVTRPVLPYALVVGNPARHVGWMSEYGHRLHFDDKGIAICPESKEVYILKDGQVMKR; via the coding sequence GCCATTATCGATGAGGGTTGTACGATCGGTAAGGGAACCAGAATATGGCACTTTTCCCATATTATGACCGGCGCTGTTATTGGCCGGTTATGTAATATAGGGCAAAATGTATTCATTGCATCCGGCGTCAGGCTGGGTGCTAATGTCAAGGTTCAGAATAATGTATCTATTTACACCGGGGTGATTTGTGAAGATGATGTATTCCTGGGGCCATCGGTGGTTTTTACCAATATCATCAATCCCAGGAGTGCTGTGGTCCGTAAGGATAAGTATACCGGCACATACATCCGAAAGGGAGCTACTGTTGGCGCAAATGCCACAATTATCTGTGGAAATGAGATTGGAGCTTATGCCTTCATCGGTGCAGGTGCAGTGGTCACCCGGCCTGTTCTTCCTTACGCTCTCGTTGTTGGAAATCCGGCCCGCCATGTAGGATGGATGAGTGAGTATGGACATCGTCTTCACTTTGATGATAAAGGTATCGCTATATGCCCGGAAAGCAAAGAGGTTTATATCCTGAAAGATGGCCAGGTCATGAAAAGATAA